The DNA segment CACGTAGTTTGGCCATATCGCCATCGAGCTGCTGCGGTTTAGGCATATCAGGCAAGCGTGCAACCTGTGCACGTAGCGTTTCCCCCAACGCGGTGGAAACTCCTAGCCATTGGGCCTGTTCACGAATGGTGCTTAGAGCCTGACGTACCTGAATGGTTTGCGCTGCGGCGGTTCGCTGTTGGTTGGCAATATCATCCATGCGCGCCGCTTGCTCATTTAATGCGCGAGACAGTTCCTGGTTGATTTTCAGCTGTTCGGAAATTGATTTGGGCAAATCCCCGCTTTGTTCAACTAATTGCTGAGTTCGTTCTAAGGCTTGTTCGGCTTCACGTTGCCGTTGAGTATTCAGCGAGTTACGTAAATCCTGTAACTGAAGATCGAGGCGCTCATGGCGCTTGCGGAGTACATCTGCCTGTAAACGTGCCAATTCCTGACGGTTATTGGCAGAAAGCTGTTCCAACTCTAATTCGTCGACCAACGCTTTACGCGCTGCGACCTCGGCCTGTAGCTGGTTTGATTGCGCTTGCGCCAAAGGGGTACTGGTGACGACCAGATTTTGCAGACGGCGTTCGGCCTCGGTTAAGTCCTTGCGGGCAGTGGCCTGCTTGAGAGGAACCTGACTTAACGAATCACTGATGGCACGCGAACGGTCAAGTTCTTGCTGTAGCTGGCGTGAAACTTCGAGTAATTGGCTGCTAATTTGCAGAATTTGTTGTTCTGCGTCGCTAGCCGGTATGGATGCCGCGGGCAGCGGAGGAGTGCTTTCATCGCTGAGCTGCTGGCGGAGTTCGCGCGTGAGTTTGGGGAAATCGCTGATGGATTTCTGATATTGCTGAGTACGTTGAGCAGACTCTTTACTCTCATTGATCCAGTTAAGTGCGCTCTGAAGCGCCTCAACCAGTTCAGCCTGATTGGGGGTATTTTTATTGGATTCGGCTTGTTTGAGTTCTTGGGCGAGCTGTTGCTCATTCAGTGCGGCGTTCGCACTAAGTGGAAGGGATAACATCAGTAACCCGGTTATCAACAATTTGGTAATCAGGCGCATAACTCTTCCTTTCTTTTTACGAACGTTTCTCGGATTAATTCTTTATACCCGTCATACTTCAAGTGGCATCTTTGTTGGCTTTCCTCGCTCACCCCAGTCATTTACTTATGTAATCTCCTAGGGATTCACTGCGTCGCCGCCTCAATGCGACTTGAATTATTTTGGGTATATAAACTAAAGAATAAAGGCGGGAAAGATGGCAAGCCCACATCAATTGTGGCTTGCCACTACGCGTTTTACTCTGCGGCAGGTGTTTCGGTCTGCTCTCTGGTGTCTTCGGCGATCACGGTTTCTACTGGTGCAACGGCATTAACGCTGTGAGCAAATTCAGCCCCCATGAGCGTTTTGGCTCCGCTGGCTAGGGTGGCGATAAATTCGATACGGTTGGCGGCAAACAGGTTGATAACCGTAGAGCCAAGTTTGAAGCGACCCATTTCTTCGCCTTTTTTCAGCACTACTGCGCCTTCATTACCCGCTGTTGGATAAGTCCAACGCTGAATAATGCCTTCGCGAGTCACGTTAACCGTACCAGACCAAACGGTCTCGATGCTGCCGACAATGGTTGCGCCAACTAAAATCTGCGCCATTGGGCCGAAATCTGTGTCAAAAATGCAAATTAGACGCTCGTTGCGTGCGAACAGATTAGGAACGTTAGCGGCGGTAAGCGGATTTACTGAGAACAGATCGCCAGGAACGTAGATCATTTCACGCAAAACGCCGTTACAAGGCATATGCACACGGTGGTAATCACGTGGCGACAGGTAGGTCGTGGCAAAATGACCATCTTTGAACTCTTCGGCTAACAAATAGTTGCCCGCTAACAGGGCTTCTAAAGAGTAGTCATGGCCTTTGGCCTGCAAGATTTTACCCTGTTCGATTTTGCCTAATTGGCTGATTGCGCCATCGGCAGGTAAAACCAGCCCGTCTGCGTGGTCGGCGACCGGACGCACACCGCTGCGCAGTGGGCGAACAAAGAATTCATTAAATGTTTTGTAGTGCTCAGGGTTCGGATAGAGCGCTTCTTTCATATTTACTTTGTAATAGGCAACGAAAGCTTTGATAACCGCTTGAGTCAGCCATCCAGCCTTTTTGTTCGCGCCCCAACCAGCAAGACGAGTCAGGCCTTGTTTTGGCAGTAAATATTGAAGTTTAATTTTAATGCTATCGAGCACGTTAGCCTCTTCCAATGGGTCAGTTTCCGAGGGACGCTGAAATAAAAATCTGCGCCGTCGGAATAAATTCTCAATAAATTGGTCTGCTTTTTAACACTTCGCATGCTGATTTTCCACCTTCCAAAGCGTGGTGGATAACATGCCACTAAAGCAAAACCGTGATGCTTTTGCGGTGACTTAGGTCACATTGAGGCCGCACCAGATAGGCACGCCCGTATATATTATCAATATTTGAGGCCGCATCGCGAGAGATGTACTAACGTGATACGACCACAATTATTTGATAAATCATTCAATAATCAGAAAATTCTAATCTTCATTAAAGAAATTTTTACGCGTTTTTACCTGCGACATACTTTCTAAAATGCGGTGATAGTTATCATAGCGCTCTTCGGCAATTTCGCCGTTTTCTGCGGCTTCACGCAGCGCACAGCCCGGATCGTTGTCGTGCTTGCAGTCGCGGAATTTGCAGCCACCGAGGTATTTACGGAATTCAATGAAGCCCAACGTAACCTGCTCTGGATCGAGATGCCATAGGCCAAACTCGCGGATCCCTGGGGAGTCGATAATATCACCACCCTGTGGGAAGTGATAAAGACGTGCCGCCGTGGTGGTGTGCTGACCTAAGCCTGAGTTATCAGAAACTGCACCGACCAAGATAGGGTTGAGTTCTGGCAGTAGGGCATTGAGCAGGCTCGATTTTCCCACGCCGGACTGGCCGGCAAAAATACTGATGCGATCGGTGAGCGCATTCTGTAGTTCAGCGATACCTTCCTGCGAGTGGCTCGATACCATCAGTACGCGATAGCCAATATGGCGATAGATATCCATCGCTTCTTCGACAAATTTACGGCCTTCTTCATCCAGCAAATCGATTTTGTTGAGCACAATCAATGGCTCAATTTCCAACGTTTCACAGGCGACCAGATAACGGTCGATAATATTCAGCGACAGCTCGGGCAAAATGGCCGACACAATAACGATTTGGTCGATGTTGGCGGCAATCGGTTTTAGGCCGTCATAGAAATCAGGACGAGTTAGCATTGAGGTGCGTTCGTGCACGGCTTCCACAATGCCTTTTACGCCCGGCTGTGCGCCAGAACGCCACACCACGCGATCGCCGGTAACCAGTGAACGAATGGTTCGACGGATATTACAGCGATGCTGAGTGCCATCGGCGGCTTCAACGTCGGCATGTTTGCCGAACCGGCTGACAACAATCCCTTCTTGTGGCTCGCCAAACAGGGAGTCATCCAGTTCTGGTCTATTATCAGTTTTGGTCAGGCGACGCTGATGGTTTGCCTGAACACGGCGTTGTTGGCCTTTCGATAGTTTGTTCTTACTCACTGCGCCTCACTCATTTGTTTGAACGAACTCGACGTTAGTTTGATGCAGCGCCAGGCTCGGCGGGCATACAAACCCATATCAAAAACGAATCTGAAGTTGACGACCATCGCTCGTTGTCGCCAAAAAGACTATGATACACGCTATTGATGAAGAAGAAGAGCCGAGGCCGCAATGAGTGGAAGTGAAACAAATTTAATCTGGATCGATTTAGAAATGACGGGGCTCGATCCCGAAGTCGATCGCATCATTGAGATTGCGACGTTGGTGACCGATGCCAATTTGAATATTCTGGCGGAAGGGCCGGTGATTGCGGTACACCAATCGGATGAGCAGCTGGCGCTGATGGATGAGTGGAACGTGCGCACCCATACCGGCAGCGGCTTAGTTGATCGTGTCAAAGCCAGCACCATCGATGACGCAACCGCAGCACAGAAAACCATTGAGTTCCTACAGCAGTGGGTGCCCGCGGGCGTTTCTCCAATCTGCGGTAATAGCGTTGGGCAGGATCGTCGCTTCCTGTTCCGGTATATGCCTGAGTTGGAACAGTATTTCCACTACCGCTATCTGGACGTGAGTACGCTAAAAGAATTGGCGCGTCGCTGGAAACCAGAGATTTTGCCTGGTTTCAAAAAGCAGGGTACGCATCAAGCCTTGGATGATATTCGCGAATCCGTGGCTGAACTCGCCTATTACCGTGAAAACTTTATCAAGCTTTAAGCGTTAGCACTTTGAAACGTTAGCACTTTGGAACGTTAGCACGATGAAGCGTTAATACGCTGCGATGAGGATTTCTAGCGGATCTTCATCGCGGTATTTACGCTGCGAACCACCGATATTTAACGCAATAGTTGTTTTTTATCCGGATGTTGTCGATAATTCGCCCTTGTTGCCGTTTTTATCGGCAAACGAACGAAATTTAAAAAATTTTCTTGTTAGGGGCTTGCAGGGGAAAGAAATTCTCGTATAATGCGCTCCCCGTACCGACACGGAATTACGAGTTCTTCGGATATCGTTTTAATCAGTGTTTGATACGAAAATGCACGACAATGCGGGAATAGCTCAGTTGGTAGAGCACGACCTTGCCAAGGTCGGGGTCGCGAGTTCGAGTCTCGTTTCCCGCTCCAAATTTAGAAGGTCGCTTAGGCGGCTGAAAGTAAAAAAGCAGTACCTATACCAAGTTGCGGGAATAGCTCAGTTGGTAGAGCACGACCTTGCCAAGGTCGGGGTCGCGAGTTCGAGTCTCGTTTCCCGCTCCAATTTCTAACGCCGTTATTACTGACCCAGTAGTAAGGTGTCGATGCTAAAGCGTCAAATGCGGGAATAGCTCAGTTGGTAGAGCACGACCTTGCCAAGGTCGGGGTCGCGAGTTCGAGTCTCGTTTCCCGCTCCAATTTTCTTCTTAAATAATTCTAAATTCAGCGATGCCTCATGTGGGCAGTTTCTCTATTTGTCATAATCAGTATGATTTTCATGAACAGAGTTATCCACAGGCTAGCCAGCATATCTTTCTCATACCTTCCTAGAACCAGCACAAGACCATTAAATTAACTTTTTGATTTAACTGAATTAATTTAATGTTAAAAATGACATATGGATCACTTGCACTTTGTCTTGCTGTTGAATCACAAACTAAATTTATTTTTATGCACAGGCGAAGGGCAACAAAATTTAACGCTGATAAACATGATATTCCCAGTCGGTCATGCGTC comes from the Hafnia alvei genome and includes:
- the rsgA gene encoding small ribosomal subunit biogenesis GTPase RsgA encodes the protein MSKNKLSKGQQRRVQANHQRRLTKTDNRPELDDSLFGEPQEGIVVSRFGKHADVEAADGTQHRCNIRRTIRSLVTGDRVVWRSGAQPGVKGIVEAVHERTSMLTRPDFYDGLKPIAANIDQIVIVSAILPELSLNIIDRYLVACETLEIEPLIVLNKIDLLDEEGRKFVEEAMDIYRHIGYRVLMVSSHSQEGIAELQNALTDRISIFAGQSGVGKSSLLNALLPELNPILVGAVSDNSGLGQHTTTAARLYHFPQGGDIIDSPGIREFGLWHLDPEQVTLGFIEFRKYLGGCKFRDCKHDNDPGCALREAAENGEIAEERYDNYHRILESMSQVKTRKNFFNED
- the orn gene encoding oligoribonuclease — encoded protein: MSGSETNLIWIDLEMTGLDPEVDRIIEIATLVTDANLNILAEGPVIAVHQSDEQLALMDEWNVRTHTGSGLVDRVKASTIDDATAAQKTIEFLQQWVPAGVSPICGNSVGQDRRFLFRYMPELEQYFHYRYLDVSTLKELARRWKPEILPGFKKQGTHQALDDIRESVAELAYYRENFIKL
- the asd gene encoding archaetidylserine decarboxylase (Phosphatidylserine decarboxylase is synthesized as a single chain precursor. Generation of the pyruvoyl active site from a Ser is coupled to cleavage of a Gly-Ser bond between the larger (beta) and smaller (alpha chains). It is an integral membrane protein.), which gives rise to MLDSIKIKLQYLLPKQGLTRLAGWGANKKAGWLTQAVIKAFVAYYKVNMKEALYPNPEHYKTFNEFFVRPLRSGVRPVADHADGLVLPADGAISQLGKIEQGKILQAKGHDYSLEALLAGNYLLAEEFKDGHFATTYLSPRDYHRVHMPCNGVLREMIYVPGDLFSVNPLTAANVPNLFARNERLICIFDTDFGPMAQILVGATIVGSIETVWSGTVNVTREGIIQRWTYPTAGNEGAVVLKKGEEMGRFKLGSTVINLFAANRIEFIATLASGAKTLMGAEFAHSVNAVAPVETVIAEDTREQTETPAAE